The proteins below come from a single Sorghum bicolor cultivar BTx623 chromosome 4, Sorghum_bicolor_NCBIv3, whole genome shotgun sequence genomic window:
- the LOC8085218 gene encoding receptor kinase-like protein Xa21 codes for MPTRGMGMSMILVLVFVVTIGAASDEAALLAFKAGLSSGALASWNSSSSSSSGGFCRWHGVACSRRRPTRVVALSLPSSNLAGTLSPAIGNLTFLRVLDLSSNGLHGEIPESVGRLRRLRALNMSRNHISGALLANLSSCVSLTDLRLHHNQLGGRIPADLGTTLTRLQILVLRNNSLTGPIPASLANLSSLRYLLVDINHLGGPIPAGIGSIAGLQQLGLVDNSLSGVLPPSLWNLSSLVQLEVNYNMLHGSIPPDIGDKLPTIQFLWLNSNRFSGAIPSSLSNLSALVSLDLSENNFTGLVPPTFGCRSGKLHSLEILFLGGNQLEADNSKGWEFITSLANCSQLQELTLSNNYFSGQLPRSIVNLSSTMQMLYLHNNRLSGSIPEDMGNLIGLNLLSLGINSISGVIPESFGKLTNLATLDLHNTSLSGLIPSSAVGNLTNLVFLDAYNSNFGGPIPASLGKLQKLYYLDLSHNRLNGSIPKEILELPSLSSLLDLSANFLSGPIPSEVGTLANLNTLSLSGNQLSGNIPDSIGDCEVLEFLLLDSNSLQGGIPQSLTKLKGLNTLNLTMNSLSGRIPDALGSIGNLQQLGLAHNNFSGPVPETLQNLKLLGNLDVSFNNLQGKLPDEGVFRNLTYAAVEGNDGLCGGIPSLQLSPCPTLAANMNKKRWHRILKIALPIAGAVVMAFVLAVVLILVRQNKLKQRQNRQATSVVNDEQYQRVSYYTLSRGTNGFSEANLLGKGRYGSVYRCTLEEEGATATVAVKVFNLQQSGSSRSFEAECETLRRVRHRCLLKIVTCCSSVDPQGEEFKALVFEFMPNGSLDDWINPQSSNLTPENTLSLSQRLCIAADIFDALDYLHNHSQPPIIHCDLKPSNILLAEDMTAKIGDFGISRILPLSTIVKTMQNSQSSIGIRGSIGYIAPEYAEGCAVSGLGDIYSLGILLLEMFTGRSPTDDMFKDTLDLHRFAAAAVPDKALEIADQTIWLHEGADDNEDVIHERITSMVRQCLGSVLRLGISCSKQQPRERVLLADAVTEIHSIRDGYLRSRSMIAMSSEALKSKV; via the exons ATGCCGACACGAGGCATGGGCATGAGCATGATCcttgtcctcgtcttcgtggtgaCGATCGGCGCGGCAAGCGACGAGGCGGCGCTGCTAGCATTCAAGGCCGGCCTGAGCTCAGGCGCGCTGGCCTCgtggaacagcagcagcagctccagcTCCGGCGGCTTCTGCAGATGGCACGGCGTGGCGTGCAGCCGCCGCAGGCCGACGCGCGTGGTGGCGCTGAGCCTGCCCTCCAGCAACCTGGCCGGCACGCTCTCGCCGGCCATCGGGAACCTCACCTTCCTGCGGGTGCTCGACCTGTCCTCCAACGGTCTCCACGGGGAGATCCCCGAGAGCGTCGGCCGTCTCCGGCGTCTCAGGGCCCTCAACATGAGCCGCAACCACATCTCCGGCGCGCTCCTGGCCAACCTCTCCTCCTGCGTCAGCTTGACGGACCTGCGCCTCCACCACAACCAGCTCGGCGGGCGCATACCGGCGGATCTCGGTACCACGCTAACTCGGCTCCAGATTCTTGTGCTGCGAAACAACAGCCTGACAGGACCAATTCCGGCCTCTCTGGCCAACCTGTCGTCGCTTCGGTACCTCCTGGTGGATATCAACCACCTGGGTGGCCCGATCCCAGCAGGCATCGGCAGCATCGCCGGCCTGCAGCAACTTGGTCTGGTAGACAACAGCCTCAGCGGCGTGCTTCCACCTTCCCTGTGGAATCTGTCGTCGCTGGTGCAACTCGAAGTGAACTACAACATGCTGCACGGCAGCATCCCTCCTGACATCGGCGACAAGTTGCCGACCATACAATTCCTTTGGCTGAACAGCAACAGGTTCAGTGGAGCAatcccttcctctctctccaATCTTTCAGCACTCGTAAGTCTGGACCTCTCGGAAAACAACTTCACTGGCCTTGTGCCTCCCACCTTTGGGTGTCGGAGTGGGAAGCTGCACTCGCTTGAGATTCTCTTCTTGGGAGGAAACCAGCTTGAGGCAGACAACAGCAAGGGTTGGGAATTTATCACATCGCTAGCAAACTGCAGCCAGCTCCAAGAACTCACTCTCAGCAACAACTATTTCAGTGGGCAGCTGCCAAGGTCAATTGTAAACCTGTCATCGACAATGCAAATGCTCTATCTGCACAATAACCGGCTCTCCGGGAGCATCCCAGAGGATATGGGTAACTTGATCGGCTTGAACCTGCTCTCTCTGGGGATAAACTCCATATCTGGTGTGATACCGGAAAGCTTTGGGAAGCTAACAAACTTGGCTACGCTTGACCTGCACAACACTAGCTTGTCAGGCCTCATACCATCTTCTGCTGTTGGGAATCTTACGAATCTGGTTTTCCTAGATGCATACAACTCAAATTTTGGAGGTCCCATTCCAGCGAGCCTTGGGAAGCTACAGAAATTGTACTATCTGGATCTGTCACACAACCGTCTTAACGGCTCCATCCCAAAGGAGATCCTAGAGCTGCCTTCGCTTTCTTCGTTACTGGACTTGTCAGCCAATTTTCTCTCCGGACCCATTCCATCAGAAGTCGGTACCTTGGCTAACCTAAACACCTTGAGTCTGTCAGGGAACCAGCTCAGTGGCAACATACCTGACAGCATAGGAGACTGCGAGGTCCTGGAATTCCTTTTGCTTGACAGCAACTCGCTCCAGGGAGGCATACCTCAATCTTTGACCAAGCTGAAAGGGCTCAACACACTTAACCTAACCATGAACAGCCTATCTGGTAGGATCCCTGATGCCCTGGGTAGCATTGGCAATCTGCAACAGTTGGGTCTAGCGCACAACAATTTCTCCGGACCAGTCCCGGAAACCCTGCAGAATCTGAAACTGCTGGGGAACTTAGATGTGTCGTTCAATAATTTGCAAGGCAAGTTACCGGATGAGGGTGTTTTCAGAAACCTGACCTATGCAGCGGTTGAGGGGAATGACGGGTTGTGTGGTGGGATACCAAGCCTTCAATTGTCTCCATGCCCCACTCTTGCTGCAAATATGAACAAAAAACGGTGGCACAGGATTCTTAAAATAGCTCTGCCGATCGCAGGAGCAGTAGTCATGGCATTTGTTTTGGCTGTTGTTCTTATTCTGGTACGCCAAAACAAGCTGAAACAAAGACAAAACAGACAAGCGACATCAGTGGTTAATGATGAACAGTATCAGAGAGTTTCGTATTACACATTGTCAAGAGGAACTAACGGATTTTCAGAAGCTAACTTGCTTGGCAAAGGAAGATACGGTTCTGTTTATAGATGTACCTTAGAAGAGGAAGGTGCAACTGCAACCGTAGCTGTTAAAGTGTTCAACCTTCAGCAATCAGGATCTTCAAGGAGTTTCGAGGCTGAGTGTGAGACTCTGAGAAGAGTACGCCATCGCTGTCTCCTAAAGATTGTCACTTGTTGCTCGAGTGTTGATCCACAAGGTGAAGAGTTCAAGGCGTTAGTTTTTGAGTTCATGCCCAATGGTAGCTTAGATGATTGGATCAATCCGCAGTCGAGTAATCTCACTCCAGAAAATACCCTCAGTCTTTCACAAAGACTTTGCATAGCTGCTGATATCTTCGATGCACTTGACTACCTTCACAACCACAGCCAGCCACCAATCATCCATTGCGACCTGAAGCCAAGCAATATTCTTCTTGCAGAAGACATGACAGCTAAAATTGGCGATTTTGGCATATCAAGAATCCTACCTTTAAGTACAATAGTAAAAACTATGCAAAATTCACAAAGCTCAATTGGAATCAGAGGCTCCATAGGTTATATTGCACCAG AGTATGCTGAAGGTTGTGCGGTTTCTGGACTAGGTGATATTTACAGCCTAGGAATATTGTTGCTTGAAATGTTCACGGGAAGGAGCCCTACTGATGACATGTTCAAGGATACCCTGGACCTGCACAGGTTTGCTGCAGCTGCTGTTCCTGACAAAGCCTTGGAGATAGCTGATCAAACAATCTGGCTGCATGAAGGAGCAGATGATAATGAAGACGTGATCCATGAAAGGATAACAAGTATGGTTCGGCAGTGTTTGGGGTCTGTCCTTAGGCTTGGCATATCCTGCTCAAAGCAACAGCCCAGAGAGCGTGTGTTGCTAGCAGATGCTGTGACAGAGATCCATTCAATCAGGGATGGGTATCTCAGATCTCGCTCGATGATAGCAATGAGCAGTGAAGCACTCAAATCAAAGGTTTAG